From the genome of Streptomyces sp. V1I1, one region includes:
- a CDS encoding ABC transporter ATP-binding protein encodes MLLSRQGECVINASSPPAAVELRGITKRFPGVVANHDIDITVGKGTVHALVGENGAGKSTLMKILYGMQKPDEGTITIEGDQVTFSSPADAIARGIGMVHQHFMLADNLTVLENVVLGGEKLYGIGARARKKIKEISDAYGLNIRPDVLVEQLGVADRQRVEILKVLYRGARILILDEPTAVLVPQEVDALFDNLRELKAEGLTVIFISHKLGEVLSVADEITVIRRGTTVGTADPRTTTTKQLAELMVGSELPSPETRESTVTDVPMLRVSDLRLTVTDPDGVIREVLAGITFTIHKGEVMGIAGVEGNGQTELIEALMGMRDPDGGVITLDDTDISHAPTRRRREDGIGYIPEDRHRHGLLLESPLWENRILGHVTERPNSKKGLLDLKGARADTERIVREYDVRTPGIEVTAASLSGGNQQKLIVGREMSHTPKLLIAAHPTRGVDVGAQAAIWDQIREARREGLAVLLISADLDELIGLSDTLRVMYRGRLVADADPAAITPEELGSAMTGAATGHLEHDENGEGR; translated from the coding sequence ATGCTCCTTTCCCGCCAAGGAGAGTGCGTCATCAACGCGTCCAGCCCTCCTGCCGCCGTAGAACTGCGCGGCATCACCAAGCGCTTCCCCGGCGTCGTCGCCAACCACGACATCGACATCACCGTCGGCAAGGGCACCGTCCATGCCCTCGTCGGTGAGAACGGTGCCGGCAAGTCGACCCTTATGAAGATCCTCTACGGCATGCAGAAGCCGGACGAGGGCACCATCACCATCGAGGGCGACCAGGTCACCTTCTCCAGCCCGGCCGACGCCATCGCGCGCGGCATCGGCATGGTCCACCAGCACTTCATGCTGGCCGACAACCTCACCGTGCTGGAGAACGTGGTTCTCGGCGGCGAGAAGCTGTACGGCATCGGCGCCCGGGCCCGTAAGAAGATCAAGGAGATCTCGGACGCGTACGGGCTGAACATCCGCCCTGACGTCCTGGTCGAGCAGCTCGGCGTCGCCGACCGCCAGCGGGTGGAGATCCTCAAGGTCCTCTACCGCGGCGCCCGCATCCTCATCCTCGACGAGCCGACCGCCGTGCTCGTCCCGCAGGAGGTCGACGCGCTCTTCGACAATCTGCGCGAGCTCAAGGCCGAGGGCCTGACCGTCATCTTCATCTCGCACAAACTGGGCGAGGTCCTGTCGGTCGCCGACGAGATCACGGTGATCCGCCGCGGCACGACGGTCGGCACCGCCGACCCCCGCACCACCACCACCAAGCAGCTCGCCGAGCTGATGGTCGGCAGCGAACTGCCCTCGCCGGAGACCCGTGAGTCGACGGTGACGGATGTGCCGATGCTGCGGGTCTCGGACCTCAGGCTGACCGTGACAGACCCCGACGGCGTCATCCGCGAAGTGCTCGCCGGGATCACCTTCACCATTCACAAGGGTGAGGTCATGGGCATCGCCGGTGTCGAGGGCAACGGCCAGACCGAGCTCATCGAGGCCCTGATGGGCATGCGCGACCCCGACGGCGGTGTGATCACCCTTGACGACACCGACATCTCGCACGCGCCGACCCGCAGGCGCCGCGAGGACGGCATCGGCTACATCCCGGAGGACCGCCACCGCCACGGTCTGCTGCTGGAGTCCCCGCTCTGGGAGAACCGCATCCTCGGCCATGTCACCGAGCGCCCCAACAGCAAGAAGGGCCTGCTCGACCTCAAGGGCGCCCGCGCCGACACCGAGCGGATCGTCCGCGAGTACGACGTCCGCACCCCCGGTATCGAGGTCACCGCGGCATCCCTGTCCGGCGGCAACCAGCAGAAGCTGATCGTCGGCCGCGAGATGAGCCACACGCCGAAGCTGCTGATCGCCGCCCACCCCACCCGTGGTGTGGACGTTGGCGCTCAGGCGGCGATCTGGGACCAGATCCGTGAGGCGCGCCGTGAGGGCCTCGCGGTGCTGCTGATCTCCGCCGACCTGGACGAGCTCATCGGGCTCTCCGACACCCTGCGGGTGATGTACCGCGGCCGGCTGGTCGCGGACGCCGACCCCGCCGCGATCACCCCGGAGGAGCTGGGCTCGGCCATGACCGGCGCCGCCACCGGCCACCTTGAGCACGACGAGAACGGTGAGGGCCGATGA
- a CDS encoding BMP family protein, with protein sequence MRRITRIATVGIASAALALSATACGGKSSSEAGSDKGGTAAIAYDIGGRGDQSFNDAAYAGLEKAEKDLGIKGTEAEPSEGEGDPDKVQRLTELARAGNNPVIGVGFAYAPAIAEVAPKFPKTTFGLIDDTSKTGKNIANLVFNEEQGSYLAGVAAAKVTKSNAVGFIGGVETPLIKKFEAGFVQGVKDTNKSVNVKVQYLTQPPDFGGFSKPDLGKAAAQGQLDAGADVIYAAAGLAGSGSIEAAAKAKKWAIGVDSDQYNQKGLAPYKESILTSVTKDVSDSVFNLIKSVKDGKPQSGEVRYGLAKDGVGLAASNPAYTKLTDVTAAVDKAKADIIAGKIKVKTAP encoded by the coding sequence GTGCGCCGGATCACCAGGATCGCCACCGTGGGCATCGCCTCCGCGGCTCTCGCACTGTCCGCCACCGCGTGTGGCGGCAAATCGTCTTCCGAGGCTGGCTCGGACAAGGGCGGCACCGCCGCCATCGCCTACGACATCGGCGGCCGTGGCGACCAGTCCTTCAATGACGCCGCCTACGCCGGTCTTGAGAAGGCCGAGAAGGACCTCGGCATCAAGGGCACCGAAGCCGAGCCCAGCGAGGGTGAGGGCGACCCGGACAAGGTCCAGCGCCTCACCGAGCTGGCCCGGGCCGGCAACAACCCTGTGATCGGCGTCGGCTTCGCCTACGCTCCGGCCATCGCGGAGGTCGCGCCGAAGTTCCCGAAGACCACCTTCGGTCTCATCGACGACACCTCGAAGACCGGCAAGAACATCGCCAACCTGGTCTTCAACGAGGAGCAGGGCTCCTACCTGGCCGGTGTCGCCGCCGCCAAGGTGACGAAGTCCAACGCCGTCGGCTTCATCGGCGGTGTCGAGACCCCGCTGATCAAGAAGTTCGAGGCGGGCTTCGTCCAGGGCGTCAAGGACACCAACAAGAGCGTCAACGTCAAGGTCCAGTACCTGACCCAGCCGCCGGACTTCGGTGGCTTCTCCAAGCCCGACCTGGGCAAGGCCGCCGCGCAGGGCCAGCTCGACGCGGGCGCCGACGTGATCTACGCCGCCGCCGGTCTCGCCGGCTCGGGCTCGATCGAGGCCGCGGCCAAGGCCAAGAAGTGGGCCATCGGCGTCGACTCGGACCAGTACAACCAGAAGGGTCTGGCGCCCTACAAGGAGTCCATCCTCACCTCGGTGACCAAGGACGTCTCGGACTCCGTCTTCAACCTGATCAAGTCGGTCAAGGACGGCAAGCCGCAGTCCGGTGAGGTCCGTTACGGCCTCGCCAAGGACGGCGTGGGCCTGGCCGCCTCCAACCCGGCCTACACCAAGCTGACCGACGTGACCGCCGCGGTCGACAAGGCCAAGGCCGACATCATCGCCGGCAAGATCAAGGTCAAGACCGCTCCGTAA
- a CDS encoding amidohydrolase, with the protein MSPESDAELRGEAALPGTLSESLRAELIAFRRDLHMHPELGNQEFRTTAALKARLEQAGLSPRVLAIGTGLVCDIGTEKGARSSSMGGGGRRAGGVRPLFAIRADIDALPIPDTKTGVPYRSTVPDRAHACGHDVHTTTVLGAGLVLAELDRQGLLPQPVRLIFQPAEEVLPGGAADAIESGVLEGVGKIIGVHCDPRVDAGVIGLRSGPITSACDRLEVTLDGPGGHTARPHLTTDLVTAAANVVTEVPALLARRVDARSGLAITWGRIEAGHACNVIPQHAELSGTVRCLDLPGWRAAPDLVHAAIDEIATLHRAKSQVNYIRGVPPVVNDPVVTELLRDAQTARRGSYAIEDTEQSLGGEDFSWYLEHVPGAMARLGVRTPGDTTRRDLHRGDFDADERAIEVGVELFTAAALIDGLPA; encoded by the coding sequence ATGTCCCCCGAGTCAGACGCCGAACTGCGCGGGGAAGCCGCACTGCCCGGCACGCTGTCCGAATCGCTGCGCGCCGAGCTGATTGCCTTCCGCCGCGACCTGCACATGCACCCGGAGCTCGGCAACCAGGAGTTCCGTACCACCGCCGCGCTCAAGGCCCGCCTGGAGCAGGCCGGCCTCTCGCCGCGGGTGCTCGCCATCGGCACCGGACTCGTCTGTGACATCGGGACAGAAAAAGGGGCGCGAAGCTCAAGCATGGGTGGTGGGGGGCGACGGGCGGGCGGGGTACGTCCGCTGTTCGCAATCCGCGCCGACATCGACGCGCTGCCCATCCCCGACACCAAGACCGGGGTGCCCTACCGCTCCACCGTCCCCGACCGCGCTCACGCGTGCGGGCACGATGTGCACACCACCACGGTCCTCGGCGCCGGGCTCGTCCTCGCCGAGCTCGACCGGCAGGGCCTGCTCCCGCAGCCGGTCCGGCTGATCTTCCAGCCCGCCGAGGAAGTGCTGCCGGGCGGCGCGGCCGACGCCATCGAGTCCGGTGTGCTGGAGGGCGTCGGCAAGATCATCGGGGTGCACTGCGACCCCAGGGTCGACGCGGGCGTCATCGGGCTGCGGTCCGGACCCATCACCTCCGCCTGCGACCGGCTGGAGGTCACCCTCGACGGCCCCGGCGGCCACACGGCCCGCCCGCATCTGACCACCGACCTGGTCACCGCGGCGGCGAACGTTGTCACCGAGGTCCCGGCCCTGCTCGCCCGCCGCGTCGACGCGCGCTCCGGTCTCGCCATCACCTGGGGCCGTATCGAGGCGGGCCACGCCTGCAATGTTATCCCGCAGCACGCCGAGCTGTCCGGAACTGTTCGCTGCCTCGACCTGCCGGGCTGGCGCGCGGCCCCCGACCTGGTGCACGCGGCCATCGACGAGATCGCCACGCTGCACCGGGCCAAGTCGCAGGTCAACTACATCCGCGGGGTCCCGCCGGTGGTCAACGACCCGGTGGTGACCGAGCTGCTGCGCGACGCGCAGACCGCGCGCCGGGGATCGTACGCAATCGAGGACACCGAGCAGAGCCTGGGCGGCGAGGACTTCTCCTGGTATCTGGAGCATGTGCCCGGCGCGATGGCGCGACTGGGCGTGCGTACACCGGGTGACACGACCCGGCGCGATCTGCACCGCGGCGACTTCGACGCCGACGAGCGCGCGATCGAGGTCGGTGTCGAGCTGTTCACGGCCGCGGCCCTGATCGACGGGCTCCCTGCCTGA
- a CDS encoding N-acetylneuraminate synthase family protein — protein sequence MSTSRLRTLGTKTAGPGHPVYVTGEIGINHNGDLNNAFALIDAAADAGCDAVKFQKRTPEICTPRDQWDIERDTPWGRMTYIDYRHRVEFGEDEYRQIDAHCKKRGIDWFASPWDTEAVAFLEKFDVPAHKVASASLTDDELLRALRATGKTVILSTGMSTPRQIRHAVEVLGSDNILLCHATSTYPAKAEELNLRVINTLQGEYPNVPIGYSGHETGLQTTLAAVALGAAFVERHITLDRAMWGSDQAASVEPGGLQRLVRDIRTIETALGDGVKKVYESELAPMKKLRRVAGVVAEGGDREPAQV from the coding sequence ATGAGCACGTCTCGTCTGCGCACCCTCGGCACCAAGACCGCGGGCCCCGGTCACCCCGTCTACGTCACGGGTGAGATCGGCATCAACCACAACGGCGACCTGAACAACGCCTTTGCGCTCATCGATGCCGCCGCCGACGCCGGCTGTGACGCGGTCAAGTTCCAAAAGCGCACCCCGGAGATCTGCACCCCGCGCGACCAGTGGGACATCGAGCGCGACACCCCCTGGGGCCGGATGACGTACATCGACTACCGCCACCGTGTGGAGTTCGGTGAGGACGAGTACCGCCAGATCGACGCGCACTGCAAGAAGCGCGGCATCGACTGGTTCGCGTCCCCGTGGGACACCGAAGCCGTCGCCTTCCTGGAGAAGTTCGACGTCCCCGCCCACAAGGTGGCCTCCGCGTCGCTCACCGACGACGAGCTGCTGCGCGCCCTGCGCGCCACCGGCAAGACCGTCATCCTCTCCACCGGCATGTCCACGCCGAGGCAGATCCGGCACGCGGTCGAGGTGCTCGGCAGCGACAACATCCTGCTCTGCCACGCCACGTCGACGTACCCGGCGAAGGCGGAGGAGCTCAACCTCCGCGTCATCAACACCCTCCAGGGCGAGTACCCGAACGTCCCGATCGGCTACAGCGGCCACGAGACCGGCCTTCAGACCACCCTCGCCGCGGTCGCCCTCGGCGCCGCCTTCGTCGAGCGCCACATCACCCTCGACCGTGCCATGTGGGGCTCCGACCAGGCCGCCTCCGTCGAGCCGGGCGGCCTGCAGCGCCTGGTCCGCGACATCCGCACCATCGAGACCGCGCTCGGCGACGGCGTCAAGAAGGTCTACGAGTCCGAGCTCGCCCCGATGAAGAAGCTGCGCCGCGTCGCGGGCGTCGTCGCCGAGGGCGGCGACCGCGAGCCGGCCCAGGTCTGA
- a CDS encoding acylneuraminate cytidylyltransferase, with translation MTVLAVIPARGGSKGVPAKNLAPVGGVPLVARAVRESLAARLVTDVVVSTDDPDIASAARGAGAEVVLRPAAIAGDTATSEAAVLHAMDAHEAMHGAPVDVVLLVQCTSPFLTRADVEGVAAAVIEDGADSAVTVAPFHGFVWREQGSDSGAEQPATAAIGAQRVGGSTAVLLEAAPASGHGVNHDESFRPRRQDRPQDFLETGAAYAMSATGFREAGHRFFGRTALVRTDPARVLEVDDPHDLARARALAPLLDTSALPTRDAVDAVVLDFDGTQTDDRVYIDADGHETVAVHRGDGLGIAHLRKSGLELLILSTEQNPVVAARGRKLQIPVLHGIDRKDLALKQWCEERGIAPDRVLYVGNDVNDLPCFNLVGWPVAVASAHGSVRAAARAVTATRGGEGAIREIASWLLGPTLNTPASTTNTPENTPDTPATSHNSPEK, from the coding sequence ATGACCGTTCTCGCCGTGATTCCCGCCCGTGGCGGCTCCAAGGGCGTACCGGCAAAGAACCTGGCCCCGGTCGGCGGCGTGCCGCTCGTCGCACGCGCCGTCCGCGAGAGCCTCGCCGCCCGCCTGGTCACCGATGTCGTGGTCTCCACGGACGACCCGGACATCGCGTCGGCGGCGCGCGGCGCGGGCGCCGAAGTTGTGCTGCGGCCGGCCGCGATCGCCGGGGACACCGCCACCAGCGAGGCGGCGGTGCTGCACGCGATGGACGCGCACGAGGCGATGCACGGCGCGCCCGTGGACGTGGTCCTGCTCGTCCAGTGCACCAGCCCCTTCCTGACGCGCGCCGACGTCGAGGGCGTCGCCGCCGCGGTCATCGAGGACGGCGCGGACAGCGCGGTCACCGTGGCCCCCTTCCACGGCTTCGTCTGGCGCGAGCAGGGCTCCGACTCCGGCGCCGAGCAGCCCGCCACGGCGGCCATCGGCGCCCAGCGCGTCGGCGGCTCCACGGCCGTGCTCCTCGAGGCCGCCCCGGCCTCCGGACACGGCGTCAACCACGACGAGTCCTTCCGGCCGCGCCGCCAGGACCGGCCGCAGGACTTCCTGGAGACGGGAGCCGCGTACGCGATGTCCGCCACCGGTTTCCGCGAGGCCGGGCACCGCTTCTTCGGCCGCACCGCGCTGGTGCGAACCGACCCCGCGCGCGTCCTCGAGGTCGACGACCCGCACGACCTCGCCCGGGCCCGCGCGCTCGCCCCGCTGCTCGACACCTCCGCGCTGCCCACGCGCGACGCCGTCGACGCCGTCGTCCTGGACTTCGACGGCACCCAGACCGACGACCGCGTCTACATCGACGCGGACGGGCACGAAACCGTCGCCGTGCACCGCGGCGACGGCCTCGGCATCGCGCATCTGCGCAAGTCCGGCCTGGAACTGCTCATCCTGTCCACCGAGCAGAACCCGGTCGTCGCCGCCCGCGGCCGCAAGCTCCAGATCCCCGTCCTGCACGGCATCGACCGCAAGGACCTCGCGCTGAAGCAGTGGTGCGAGGAGCGCGGGATCGCGCCGGACCGGGTGCTCTACGTCGGTAACGACGTCAACGACCTTCCGTGCTTCAACCTCGTCGGCTGGCCCGTGGCCGTCGCGAGTGCGCACGGCTCCGTACGTGCCGCAGCGCGTGCCGTCACTGCCACGCGCGGCGGCGAGGGGGCGATCCGCGAAATCGCCTCCTGGCTCCTCGGCCCGACTCTCAACACCCCTGCGAGCACCACCAACACCCCTGAGAACACCCCCGATACCCCTGCCACCTCCCACAACTCCCCCGAGAAGTAA
- a CDS encoding DUF6716 putative glycosyltransferase: MPSSTSEAVRVAVLADSDTRWKWGALTARRIAPSDAPDSIELSGFLLRGRATPTARQLAEVGVRADELREVTGNEFLRAMKDEPYDVIVLSLVGGAVQAMLHGLAALALPRRPVVVTGYVGVVYEKLADGLLLRHGADVVLANSRHDAERFRAVYEGVGADASSVTEAALPFLGGAPYEAADDRDTVVFAAQPSVPESRAHRTYLLRRLVEHARLHPHREVLLKLRSKPGEHTTHLEELPYQKLADKLPGGLPPNFKLVYGHMGEVLDRTDLLVTVSSTAALESLHRRIPTAVLSDLGVREALGNHHFIGSGLLTSWDSLDGGYRPVPDPDWLARQGVAADGTYETAFDAARKRVAELLEQPELPPIAPYYTPATAPGYLPGILARHHLAPDGTPRPGAAPKTEATGIRRVVRDAVRNAARGAYRHGVQRVAPIIRRMGEL, from the coding sequence GTGCCATCAAGTACAAGCGAGGCCGTACGGGTCGCCGTACTCGCCGACTCCGACACCCGGTGGAAATGGGGCGCGCTCACCGCGCGTCGTATCGCCCCCTCCGACGCCCCGGACTCCATCGAGCTGAGCGGCTTTCTGCTGCGCGGCCGGGCCACTCCCACGGCCCGTCAGCTCGCCGAAGTCGGAGTGCGTGCCGACGAGCTGCGCGAGGTGACCGGGAACGAGTTCCTGCGGGCGATGAAGGACGAGCCGTACGACGTGATCGTGCTCTCCCTCGTCGGCGGCGCGGTCCAGGCCATGCTGCACGGGCTCGCCGCGCTGGCGCTGCCCCGCAGACCCGTCGTCGTCACCGGCTATGTCGGCGTCGTATACGAGAAGCTCGCCGACGGCCTGCTGCTGCGGCACGGCGCGGACGTCGTCCTCGCCAACTCACGGCACGACGCGGAGCGGTTCCGCGCGGTGTACGAGGGCGTGGGCGCCGACGCCTCGTCCGTCACCGAGGCCGCGCTGCCGTTCCTCGGCGGCGCGCCCTACGAGGCCGCGGACGACCGCGACACCGTCGTCTTCGCCGCTCAGCCCTCCGTGCCCGAGTCCCGCGCCCACCGCACCTATCTGCTGCGGCGCCTGGTCGAGCACGCCAGGCTCCATCCGCACCGCGAGGTGCTGCTGAAGCTGCGCTCCAAGCCCGGCGAGCACACCACGCACCTCGAAGAGCTGCCGTACCAGAAGCTCGCCGACAAGCTGCCCGGCGGACTGCCGCCGAACTTCAAGCTGGTCTACGGGCACATGGGCGAGGTCCTCGACCGCACCGACCTGCTGGTGACGGTCTCCTCGACGGCCGCCCTGGAATCCCTGCACCGGCGCATCCCCACCGCGGTCCTCAGCGACCTGGGTGTGCGCGAGGCGCTCGGCAACCACCACTTCATCGGCTCCGGGCTGCTGACCTCCTGGGACAGCCTGGACGGCGGCTACCGGCCCGTCCCCGACCCGGACTGGCTGGCGCGGCAGGGCGTCGCCGCGGACGGTACGTACGAAACGGCCTTCGACGCCGCCCGCAAGCGCGTTGCCGAGCTGCTCGAGCAGCCCGAGCTCCCTCCGATCGCGCCGTACTACACGCCCGCCACCGCGCCCGGCTATCTGCCCGGCATCCTCGCCCGCCACCACCTGGCCCCCGACGGCACCCCGCGGCCTGGCGCGGCCCCGAAGACAGAGGCCACCGGCATACGGCGCGTGGTGCGCGACGCCGTACGGAACGCGGCGCGCGGCGCGTACCGCCACGGCGTGCAGCGCGTCGCCCCCATCATCCGCCGGATGGGCGAGCTGTGA
- a CDS encoding alpha-2,8-polysialyltransferase family protein — MRTTQIFYASSLYGAATLAAAIDSGCFATADRRLLLVANNAATPETSPSLDTMPGFEQLRGRFDGVLSWNEAISPFHPGGWAPRPDDGPLWERYLRMLWDLGDDRIELAVESIQVNPALAIAQLFPDATLDVYADGLMSYGPTRSKIDPLVGERVRRLFHLDLVPGLKPLLLAEFGAQPQVVPTEAFVKVVAELSDGVTDVAPGEGTAAGEGTAAGDGPALLLGQYLAALGIITPDEEEALHVRMVRGAVALGHRRIVFKPHPTAPASWTRTLEREAEKLEAELTVLDRPLIAEVLYRQLRPALVAGCFSTALFTASTFYGIPVARIGTEPLLDRLTPYQNSNRIPLTIVDALLPDLAEGESGAPREADETVTGLLNTVGFAMQAQLRPDLRAAAESYLRGHLDSHTWRYFKRRRLTVLGLPGGIPVPRNAAVRRVVRRARRLKRVALG, encoded by the coding sequence ATGCGTACGACCCAGATCTTCTACGCGTCCTCGCTGTACGGGGCCGCCACGCTGGCCGCGGCGATCGACAGCGGCTGCTTCGCGACCGCCGACCGGCGCCTCCTGCTGGTCGCCAACAACGCGGCGACGCCGGAGACTTCGCCTTCGCTGGACACGATGCCCGGCTTCGAGCAGCTGCGCGGCCGCTTCGACGGGGTGCTCTCCTGGAACGAGGCGATCTCCCCTTTTCATCCGGGCGGCTGGGCCCCGCGCCCGGACGACGGCCCGCTGTGGGAGCGGTATCTGCGGATGCTGTGGGACCTCGGTGACGACCGGATCGAGCTGGCCGTCGAGTCCATCCAGGTCAACCCGGCGCTGGCGATCGCGCAGCTCTTCCCGGACGCGACGCTGGATGTGTACGCGGACGGGCTGATGAGCTACGGACCGACCCGCAGCAAGATCGACCCGCTGGTCGGCGAGCGGGTGCGCAGGCTGTTCCATCTGGACCTCGTGCCGGGCTTGAAGCCTTTGCTGCTCGCGGAGTTCGGGGCGCAGCCGCAGGTCGTCCCGACGGAGGCGTTCGTCAAGGTCGTCGCCGAACTCTCCGACGGCGTCACGGATGTGGCACCCGGCGAGGGGACTGCGGCGGGCGAGGGAACTGCGGCGGGCGACGGCCCGGCCCTGCTGCTCGGCCAGTACCTCGCGGCGCTCGGCATCATCACGCCCGATGAGGAAGAGGCCCTCCACGTCCGGATGGTGCGGGGCGCGGTCGCGCTCGGCCACCGCCGGATTGTATTCAAGCCGCATCCCACGGCCCCGGCTTCCTGGACGCGCACCCTGGAGCGTGAGGCGGAGAAGCTGGAGGCGGAACTGACCGTCCTGGACCGGCCGTTGATCGCCGAAGTGCTCTACCGTCAGCTGCGGCCCGCACTGGTGGCGGGCTGCTTCTCCACCGCGCTGTTCACGGCGAGCACGTTCTACGGAATCCCGGTGGCCCGCATCGGCACCGAGCCGCTCCTCGACCGGCTCACGCCGTACCAGAACAGCAACCGGATTCCGCTGACGATCGTCGACGCGCTGCTGCCCGATCTGGCGGAGGGCGAATCGGGCGCGCCGAGGGAAGCGGACGAGACGGTGACCGGCCTGCTCAACACGGTCGGCTTCGCGATGCAGGCACAGCTCAGGCCGGATCTGCGCGCGGCGGCGGAGAGCTATCTCAGGGGCCACCTGGACTCGCACACCTGGCGCTACTTCAAGCGCCGCCGGCTGACGGTGCTCGGCCTGCCGGGCGGGATTCCGGTGCCGCGGAACGCGGCGGTGCGCAGGGTGGTGCGGCGGGCGCGCCGCCTGAAGCGGGTGGCGCTGGGCTGA
- a CDS encoding TetR/AcrR family transcriptional regulator C-terminal domain-containing protein, translated as MVKVATERLDRIRVARTALRLLNEVGLEGLTLRAIAKELDVKAPALYWHFKDKQALLDEMATEMLRRMAADMQESDPSADWREGLAAAMRRLREHLLRYRDGAKVYSGTHFTDMSYAGPMEAHLRMLTVAGFTPAAAARAWLTAYSYTIGYVIEEQAMGPDPATGAEGYDLAARAERLAEYPLSAAAGEEMFAGRDAGFEVGLAAVVAGVGAVLLG; from the coding sequence ATTGTCAAGGTGGCTACGGAACGACTCGACCGGATCCGGGTGGCGCGCACCGCCCTGCGCCTGCTCAACGAAGTGGGCCTCGAAGGGCTGACCCTGCGCGCCATCGCCAAGGAGCTCGACGTCAAAGCGCCCGCGCTGTACTGGCACTTCAAAGACAAACAGGCGCTGCTCGACGAGATGGCGACCGAGATGCTGCGGCGGATGGCGGCGGACATGCAGGAGTCGGACCCGTCGGCCGACTGGCGCGAGGGCCTCGCCGCGGCCATGCGAAGGCTGCGCGAGCATTTGCTGCGCTACCGCGACGGCGCGAAGGTCTACAGCGGCACGCATTTCACCGACATGAGCTACGCGGGCCCGATGGAGGCGCATCTGCGCATGCTCACCGTGGCGGGCTTCACCCCGGCGGCGGCCGCGCGCGCCTGGCTCACCGCGTACAGCTACACGATCGGCTACGTGATCGAGGAACAGGCCATGGGCCCGGACCCGGCGACGGGTGCGGAGGGCTACGACCTGGCGGCGCGCGCCGAGCGGCTGGCCGAGTACCCGCTGTCCGCGGCGGCGGGCGAGGAGATGTTCGCGGGGCGCGATGCGGGGTTCGAGGTGGGGCTGGCGGCGGTGGTGGCGGGGGTGGGGGCGGTGCTGCTGGGCTAG